The following proteins come from a genomic window of Maribacter algicola:
- a CDS encoding sodium:solute symporter, whose protein sequence is MTASHILLLIGGYFAVLILISYFTGKNDSNEDFFKAGKQSPWYLVAFGMVGASLSGVTFISVPGWVEASKFSYLQVVFGYLVGYFVTAYVLLPIYYRQNVTSIYEYLDERFGFVSYKVGAISFFVSRVLGAAFRLFLVAIVLQQFVFDAWNVPFEITVTLSILLIWIYTFKGGIKTIVWTDTLQTLFMLISVGLSIYFILDKLDWSMGEFLTSKEFASYSETFVMDDFFAKNHFLKSFIGGMFVTICMTGLDQDMMQKNLTCRNLGDAQKNMVSFSFVLVFVTFLFMLLGALLFIYADKYQIGMPLMEGQPKTDLLFPEIALNSGLGITVAATFMLGLIAAAYSSADSALTSLTTSFCVDFLGTGKKTEQEAKKLRRRTHIGMSVLLILVVITFKYVLDRNVIDGLLTVASYTYGPLLGLFAFGIFTKHKIKDGLSWVVALVSVLIIFGLAKIPTELIGGYEFGYELLPLNGLITFIGLWLIRKSP, encoded by the coding sequence ATGACCGCATCACACATTCTTCTTCTTATTGGGGGATATTTTGCAGTGCTAATCTTAATCTCCTACTTCACCGGAAAAAACGATTCCAATGAGGATTTCTTTAAGGCAGGGAAGCAATCCCCATGGTATTTGGTAGCTTTTGGGATGGTAGGCGCTTCGTTATCCGGGGTAACCTTTATATCGGTTCCAGGATGGGTGGAAGCATCCAAATTCAGTTACCTACAGGTCGTTTTTGGTTATTTGGTGGGATACTTTGTGACGGCCTATGTCCTGCTTCCCATCTACTATCGCCAAAATGTGACCTCCATATACGAATATTTGGACGAACGCTTTGGTTTTGTCAGTTATAAGGTGGGAGCGATATCGTTCTTCGTATCCCGAGTGTTGGGTGCCGCATTCCGACTTTTTCTGGTGGCAATCGTCTTGCAGCAATTCGTATTCGACGCATGGAACGTTCCTTTTGAAATCACGGTGACACTTTCAATTCTCTTGATTTGGATATATACCTTCAAAGGCGGCATCAAGACCATTGTATGGACGGACACCCTACAGACCTTGTTCATGTTGATATCCGTTGGCCTTTCCATTTATTTCATTTTGGACAAGTTGGATTGGTCCATGGGCGAATTTTTAACTTCAAAGGAATTTGCCTCCTATAGCGAAACCTTTGTAATGGATGATTTCTTTGCCAAAAACCATTTTCTAAAGTCTTTTATAGGAGGCATGTTCGTAACCATTTGTATGACCGGATTGGACCAGGACATGATGCAAAAAAACCTTACCTGCAGAAATTTAGGGGATGCCCAAAAAAATATGGTATCGTTCAGTTTTGTGCTTGTTTTCGTAACCTTTCTGTTCATGCTCTTGGGAGCGCTATTATTTATCTATGCGGACAAATATCAAATTGGGATGCCTTTAATGGAAGGCCAACCCAAGACGGACCTTCTTTTTCCGGAAATTGCCCTCAACAGCGGATTAGGTATTACGGTAGCCGCCACCTTTATGCTGGGCCTTATTGCTGCGGCCTACAGTAGTGCGGACAGTGCCCTAACGTCCTTGACGACCTCTTTTTGCGTCGACTTTTTGGGAACTGGCAAGAAAACGGAGCAAGAGGCCAAAAAGCTTAGAAGACGCACCCACATTGGCATGAGTGTTCTACTCATTCTAGTAGTCATAACCTTTAAATATGTATTGGACCGAAATGTTATCGATGGCCTACTGACCGTTGCTTCGTACACCTACGGACCACTCTTGGGGTTGTTCGCCTTTGGAATTTTCACTAAACATAAAATTAAGGATGGTCTTTCATGGGTAGTTGCCCTAGTTTCGGTATTGATTATTTTCGGATTGGCAAAAATTCCGACGGAGTTGATAGGAGGCTATGAATTTGGGTACGAACTTCTA
- the recR gene encoding recombination mediator RecR, whose translation MDFSSKLLENAVNEMSQLPGIGKRTALRLVLHILKQPERQTEDLSNALMKLRNSVQFCKKCHNISDTELCEICSNPKRDASLVCVVEDIRDVMAIENTGQYRGLYHVLGGKISPIEGMGPQDLTISSLVHKVKQGEVKELILALSSTMEGDTTNFYIFKQLEGTGVKTSTIARGIAVGDELEYADEVTLGRSILNRVPFEGSFNNN comes from the coding sequence ATGGATTTTTCTTCCAAATTGTTGGAAAATGCCGTAAATGAAATGTCCCAATTACCAGGTATTGGTAAGCGGACCGCACTACGTTTGGTCCTTCATATCTTAAAGCAACCGGAGCGGCAGACCGAAGATCTGTCCAATGCCCTGATGAAATTGAGGAACTCTGTTCAGTTTTGTAAGAAGTGCCATAATATTTCTGATACGGAACTATGTGAAATCTGTTCCAACCCAAAACGGGATGCTTCCTTGGTCTGTGTGGTAGAGGATATCAGGGACGTTATGGCCATAGAAAATACCGGTCAATATAGAGGTCTATACCACGTTTTGGGAGGGAAGATATCGCCTATAGAAGGCATGGGGCCGCAGGACCTGACTATCTCCTCATTAGTGCATAAAGTGAAGCAAGGGGAGGTAAAGGAACTGATTCTCGCATTAAGTTCCACGATGGAAGGGGACACCACCAATTTCTATATCTTTAAACAATTGGAGGGAACTGGGGTAAAGACTTCCACCATAGCTAGGGGCATTGCCGTTGGGGACGAATTGGAATACGCAGATGAAGTCACATTGGGTCGTAGTATTTTGAACAGGGTACCTTTTGAAGGAAGTTTCAATAACAATTGA
- a CDS encoding dihydrolipoamide acetyltransferase family protein, whose translation MSKFELKLPRMGESVAEATLTSWLKEVGDKVEMDEAIFEIATDKVDSEVPSEVDGVLIEKRFDVDDIVKVGQVVAVIEIEGGSGNDIGLTRDTEETAEEEMASIAEEAVVKAQETVGGPVPDYAASERFYSPLVKNIAKEEGVSFSELESISGTGKEGRVTKNDILDYIAGRSNGAQVKTEPKKTPDASQPVQSKIEEVLTPTNNSIKEETQIKIGAGDEIIPMSRMGKLIAKHMTESVSTSAHVQSFIEVDVTNIVNWRNKVKDAFEKQEGEKLTFTPIFMEAVAKALKKYPMMNISVDGDNVIKKKNINIGMAAALPDGNLIVPVIKNADQLNLVGMARVVNDLAERSRKNALKPDEVKDGTYTVTNVGTFGSVFGTPIINQPQVGIMALGAIRKIPSVIETEEGDFIGVRSKMFLSHSYDHRVVNGALGSMFAKAVADYLEAWDVNREI comes from the coding sequence ATGTCAAAATTCGAATTAAAATTACCAAGAATGGGTGAAAGCGTGGCGGAAGCTACATTAACATCCTGGTTAAAGGAGGTAGGGGACAAAGTGGAAATGGATGAGGCCATCTTTGAAATTGCTACGGACAAAGTGGATAGTGAGGTTCCTAGTGAGGTGGATGGGGTTTTGATCGAAAAAAGATTTGATGTCGATGATATCGTCAAAGTGGGACAGGTTGTAGCCGTCATAGAAATAGAGGGTGGTTCTGGAAATGACATTGGGTTAACAAGGGATACTGAGGAAACTGCTGAGGAGGAAATGGCCTCCATAGCGGAGGAGGCTGTGGTAAAGGCCCAGGAAACGGTTGGCGGTCCTGTTCCGGACTATGCGGCATCTGAAAGGTTCTATTCGCCCCTAGTGAAAAATATAGCAAAGGAGGAAGGAGTTTCTTTTTCCGAGCTGGAATCCATTTCCGGTACCGGAAAGGAAGGTAGGGTCACCAAAAACGATATTCTCGATTATATTGCCGGAAGAAGCAACGGGGCCCAAGTAAAAACCGAGCCCAAGAAAACCCCCGATGCTTCTCAGCCCGTACAAAGTAAAATAGAGGAGGTATTAACGCCCACAAATAATTCTATAAAGGAGGAGACCCAGATTAAAATAGGGGCCGGGGATGAGATAATACCCATGTCCAGAATGGGCAAATTGATTGCCAAGCACATGACGGAAAGTGTTTCCACTTCGGCACATGTTCAAAGTTTTATTGAGGTGGATGTGACCAATATCGTCAACTGGAGAAACAAGGTAAAGGATGCCTTTGAAAAGCAGGAAGGTGAAAAACTGACATTTACCCCAATTTTCATGGAAGCTGTGGCGAAGGCCTTGAAAAAATACCCCATGATGAATATTTCCGTGGATGGGGACAATGTCATAAAAAAGAAAAACATCAATATAGGTATGGCGGCGGCCCTTCCAGATGGTAACCTGATAGTGCCAGTAATAAAGAATGCGGACCAATTGAATTTGGTGGGCATGGCCAGGGTTGTGAACGATTTGGCGGAGCGATCTAGAAAAAATGCCCTAAAACCGGACGAAGTTAAAGATGGTACCTATACGGTAACCAATGTAGGTACTTTTGGAAGTGTTTTTGGCACTCCAATCATCAATCAGCCGCAAGTAGGAATCATGGCGTTAGGGGCGATTAGAAAGATTCCTTCCGTGATAGAAACGGAGGAAGGGGATTTCATTGGTGTAAGAAGTAAGATGTTCCTGTCCCACAGTTATGATCATAGGGTGGTCAATGGTGCCTTGGGCAGCATGTTTGCCAAGGCCGTGGCAGATTATTTGGAGGCATGGGATGTGAATAGGGAAATTTAA
- a CDS encoding 3'-5' exonuclease produces MELKLTRPICFFDLETTGTNVAKDRIVEISILKVFPNGNKESRTWLVNPEMDIPEDVVAIHGISNEKVANEPTFKELSKEIYRMIKDSDLAGFNSDRFDIPLLAEELLRADIDFDMKNTVSVDVQTIFHKMEKRTLEAAYKFYCDKDLTDAHSAEADTTATYEVLLSQLERYPDLENNIKKLSEFSKRKQFVDFAGFIALDEEGDEVFSFGKHKGRKVHDVLEKEPGYFGWILNADFPLYTKKILTQIKLSKLNNKLS; encoded by the coding sequence ATGGAGCTAAAGCTTACCAGACCTATTTGTTTTTTTGATTTGGAGACGACAGGAACCAATGTGGCCAAAGACCGAATCGTGGAAATATCCATATTGAAGGTTTTTCCCAACGGCAACAAGGAGAGTAGAACATGGTTGGTAAATCCTGAGATGGATATTCCTGAAGATGTGGTGGCCATCCATGGCATTTCAAATGAAAAAGTTGCCAACGAACCCACTTTCAAGGAGCTGTCCAAGGAAATCTATAGGATGATAAAAGACAGCGATTTGGCCGGTTTTAATTCCGATAGATTTGATATCCCTTTGCTGGCAGAGGAATTGTTAAGGGCGGATATAGACTTCGATATGAAGAATACAGTTTCCGTTGATGTGCAGACCATATTTCACAAAATGGAGAAAAGGACATTAGAGGCCGCCTACAAGTTTTACTGTGACAAGGACCTTACGGACGCCCATAGTGCCGAGGCCGATACAACAGCCACGTATGAGGTATTGCTTTCGCAGTTGGAACGTTATCCAGACCTTGAAAACAACATAAAAAAGCTGTCCGAATTCTCAAAAAGAAAACAGTTCGTGGACTTTGCCGGATTTATTGCATTGGATGAGGAGGGCGATGAAGTCTTTTCCTTTGGGAAACACAAGGGAAGAAAGGTACACGATGTTCTGGAAAAGGAGCCGGGGTATTTCGGATGGATCTTAAATGCCGATTTCCCGTTGTACACCAAAAAAATTCTTACCCAGATAAAGCTGAGTAAACTAAACAATAAACTTAGTTAG
- a CDS encoding fumarylacetoacetate hydrolase family protein — protein sequence MKIICIGRNYTEHIEELKNEKPSEPVIFIKPDSAVLPKEQDFYIPEFSNDVHYEVEVLIKIKRVGKHIKEEFAGTYYDEIGLGIDFTARDLQSKLKEKGLPWEKAKGFDGAAVIGQWLPKSNFKDLNSLNFGLFKNGEAVQKGNTSLMLWKIDEIISYVSTFFMLKKGDVIFTGTPAGVGKVSANDYLTGYLEDKELFNVKIR from the coding sequence ATGAAGATAATCTGTATCGGTAGAAATTACACCGAACACATCGAGGAACTTAAGAACGAAAAACCATCGGAACCCGTTATTTTTATTAAGCCGGATTCTGCGGTCCTGCCCAAGGAACAAGATTTTTACATCCCCGAATTTTCCAATGACGTGCATTATGAGGTCGAGGTGCTGATAAAAATCAAGCGGGTTGGAAAGCACATTAAGGAGGAATTTGCAGGAACCTATTATGACGAGATAGGCTTGGGAATCGATTTTACGGCAAGGGACCTTCAGTCCAAATTAAAGGAAAAAGGACTGCCGTGGGAAAAGGCAAAGGGTTTTGATGGCGCTGCGGTGATTGGTCAATGGTTACCAAAATCCAATTTTAAGGATCTTAACAGCCTAAATTTTGGTTTGTTTAAGAATGGTGAGGCCGTACAAAAGGGAAACACCTCTTTAATGTTGTGGAAAATAGATGAAATAATATCCTATGTGTCCACGTTCTTTATGCTAAAAAAAGGGGATGTTATTTTTACGGGAACACCAGCAGGAGTTGGGAAAGTTAGTGCAAATGACTACCTTACGGGGTACTTGGAGGATAAGGAACTTTTTAACGTCAAAATAAGGTAA
- a CDS encoding Hpt domain-containing protein: protein MIYSLDKINEMAEGDQDFILSVISVFLDEVPEDLEGLEAAIQERDYEKTYQLAHKIKPNVDLLGMEQTRAAALEVETLGKLSAGWEQIEKTFPILKTDIHQVIGELKKDFHI from the coding sequence ATGATATATAGTTTGGACAAAATCAATGAGATGGCGGAGGGGGATCAGGATTTCATACTATCCGTCATTTCCGTTTTTTTGGATGAGGTTCCAGAAGATCTGGAAGGACTCGAAGCGGCCATACAGGAACGTGACTATGAAAAGACCTACCAGCTGGCCCATAAAATAAAGCCCAACGTGGATTTATTGGGAATGGAACAGACCAGGGCTGCTGCTTTGGAAGTGGAGACCCTTGGAAAGCTAAGTGCCGGTTGGGAACAGATCGAGAAAACCTTTCCCATTCTTAAAACCGACATCCATCAAGTAATTGGCGAGCTTAAAAAAGACTTTCATATATAA
- a CDS encoding competence/damage-inducible protein A translates to MFADIITIGDEILIGQIIDTNSAFIAQELNKIGISVYQITSVQDDREHILTALEESKAHADIVIVTGGLGPTKDDITKHTFCEFFNDQLVENKEVLRHVEHLFAKHISNTPISDLNRKQALVPSKAKVLHNENGTAPGMWFYEDGTMFISLPGVPFEMKHLIKEVVIPELVTFYERPHIIHKTVHTYGIGESAIAQKIEDWEDNLPSFIKLAYLPSLGKVRLRLTAKGTDYEKLSKAIDEESQKLFPLLGDIILGTESDENIEEVIAKLLTKKGMTLATAESFTGGAIATQITAVPGASAYFKGSVVCYATEVKVQVLGVSQELVDTYSVVSEQVAMGMANGVKKLLDTDFAIATTGNAGPAKGDSNADVGTVYIGIASPSNVFALKFTMGSQRERIVQKSVNKAFELLQKEILKM, encoded by the coding sequence ATGTTCGCAGATATAATTACCATTGGCGATGAGATTCTCATAGGCCAAATTATTGATACCAATTCCGCCTTTATTGCCCAGGAACTCAATAAAATTGGCATCTCCGTATATCAGATAACCTCGGTGCAGGACGATCGCGAGCATATTCTCACAGCATTGGAGGAATCCAAGGCCCATGCTGATATTGTAATCGTAACCGGGGGTCTGGGCCCCACCAAGGACGATATTACAAAGCACACATTTTGTGAATTTTTCAATGATCAACTTGTTGAAAACAAGGAAGTGCTAAGGCATGTGGAGCATCTTTTTGCAAAACATATTTCCAATACCCCTATTTCAGACCTAAATAGAAAACAGGCTTTGGTTCCCAGCAAGGCCAAAGTGTTGCACAACGAAAATGGAACGGCTCCGGGCATGTGGTTTTATGAGGATGGTACTATGTTCATTTCGTTGCCGGGGGTGCCATTCGAGATGAAACATCTTATAAAGGAAGTGGTGATTCCGGAGTTGGTCACGTTTTATGAACGTCCGCATATTATCCATAAGACCGTGCATACCTATGGCATTGGCGAAAGTGCCATTGCCCAAAAAATAGAGGATTGGGAGGATAACCTACCCAGTTTCATCAAATTGGCCTATTTGCCAAGCTTAGGCAAGGTACGATTGAGACTGACCGCCAAAGGAACAGACTATGAAAAACTTTCCAAGGCCATTGACGAGGAATCCCAAAAGCTATTTCCTTTACTTGGTGATATAATTTTGGGAACGGAAAGCGATGAAAATATTGAGGAGGTCATTGCCAAGTTATTGACAAAAAAAGGAATGACCTTAGCAACCGCAGAAAGTTTTACAGGTGGTGCCATTGCCACTCAAATTACGGCAGTTCCGGGAGCTTCGGCTTATTTTAAGGGCAGTGTGGTATGCTATGCCACGGAGGTTAAAGTGCAGGTATTGGGGGTGTCCCAAGAATTGGTGGACACCTATTCCGTGGTGAGCGAGCAAGTAGCCATGGGCATGGCCAATGGTGTAAAGAAATTATTGGATACGGATTTTGCTATCGCTACCACCGGCAATGCAGGGCCTGCCAAAGGTGATTCCAACGCGGACGTGGGAACGGTATACATTGGGATTGCGTCCCCCTCTAATGTTTTTGCCCTTAAATTCACCATGGGAAGTCAGCGCGAAAGGATAGTGCAAAAGTCTGTAAATAAGGCATTTGAATTGCTTCAAAAAGAAATTTTAAAAATGTGA
- the rpmB gene encoding 50S ribosomal protein L28 — MSKVCEITGKKAMVGNNVSFSINKTKRRFDVNLSKKRFYIPEEDRWITLKVSARAVKIINKKGISAVLKDAKANGLVK; from the coding sequence ATGTCAAAAGTTTGTGAAATTACTGGAAAGAAGGCGATGGTCGGTAATAATGTTTCCTTCTCTATCAACAAGACTAAAAGAAGGTTTGATGTAAATCTTTCCAAAAAGAGATTTTACATTCCAGAGGAAGACCGGTGGATAACCTTGAAGGTTTCTGCACGAGCGGTGAAGATTATCAATAAGAAAGGAATTTCTGCCGTGTTGAAGGATGCAAAAGCTAATGGGTTGGTAAAGTAA
- the rpmG gene encoding 50S ribosomal protein L33 — MAKKGNRIQVILECTEHKESGKPGTSRYVTTKNKKNTPERLEIKKFNPILKRMTVHKEIK; from the coding sequence ATGGCAAAAAAAGGCAATAGAATACAAGTAATATTAGAGTGCACTGAGCACAAGGAGTCCGGAAAACCTGGAACTTCCAGATATGTTACTACAAAGAATAAGAAAAATACTCCTGAGAGATTAGAGATTAAAAAATTCAATCCTATCTTGAAGAGAATGACAGTTCATAAAGAAATTAAATAA
- a CDS encoding DUF4295 domain-containing protein encodes MAKKTVASLQTSSKRLTKAIKMVKSPKSGAYVFVESVMAPEMVNEWLDKK; translated from the coding sequence ATGGCAAAGAAGACGGTAGCAAGTTTACAAACAAGTTCGAAAAGATTGACGAAGGCCATAAAAATGGTCAAGTCACCAAAGTCCGGCGCGTATGTTTTTGTGGAATCGGTCATGGCTCCAGAAATGGTTAATGAGTGGTTGGACAAAAAATAA
- the ftsY gene encoding signal recognition particle-docking protein FtsY, whose protein sequence is MSLFKKIFSSEKKETLDKGLEKSKASFFTKLGKAVAGKSKVDEDVLDNLEEVLVTSDVGVNTTLKIIERIEARVAKDKYMGTDELNTILREEIAGLLSETHSGEESEVHVPLGKRPYVIMVVGVNGVGKTTTIGKLAHQFKKQGLSVVLGAADTFRAAAIDQLQVWADRVGVPIIKQQMGSDPASVAFDTLSSAVKQDADVVIIDTAGRLHNKVNLMNELSKVKRVMQKVVEDTPHEVLLVLDGSTGQNAFEQAKQFTKATEVTSLAVTKLDGTAKGGVVIGISDQFQIPVKYIGVGEGIEDLQVFNKYEFVDSFFNINN, encoded by the coding sequence ATGAGCTTATTTAAAAAGATATTTTCTTCAGAAAAAAAGGAGACCTTGGACAAGGGACTTGAAAAGTCAAAAGCAAGTTTTTTTACCAAGTTGGGAAAGGCCGTTGCCGGAAAATCCAAGGTGGACGAAGATGTACTAGATAACTTGGAGGAGGTTTTGGTTACCTCGGATGTAGGTGTTAATACAACTTTAAAGATTATAGAACGTATTGAGGCGCGGGTAGCCAAGGACAAATACATGGGTACCGACGAGCTGAACACCATCTTAAGGGAAGAAATAGCCGGATTGTTGTCTGAGACCCATTCCGGTGAGGAATCTGAAGTTCATGTACCATTGGGAAAAAGGCCTTATGTCATTATGGTAGTAGGTGTAAACGGCGTTGGGAAGACCACCACCATTGGAAAATTGGCACATCAGTTTAAAAAACAGGGCTTAAGTGTGGTCCTTGGCGCTGCAGATACCTTTCGAGCTGCGGCCATTGATCAATTGCAGGTGTGGGCCGATCGTGTTGGCGTACCTATTATAAAACAACAAATGGGCAGTGATCCCGCTTCGGTTGCCTTTGATACATTGAGTTCCGCGGTAAAACAAGATGCGGATGTGGTCATTATCGATACGGCTGGTAGACTGCATAATAAGGTGAACCTCATGAACGAGTTGAGCAAGGTAAAAAGAGTCATGCAAAAAGTGGTGGAAGATACCCCACATGAAGTCCTACTGGTGTTGGACGGTTCCACAGGGCAGAACGCCTTTGAACAGGCCAAACAGTTTACAAAAGCTACCGAAGTGACTTCATTGGCCGTTACCAAATTGGACGGTACGGCAAAGGGAGGAGTGGTTATTGGAATATCCGATCAATTTCAGATTCCGGTTAAATATATTGGGGTAGGGGAAGGAATTGAAGATCTTCAGGTTTTCAATAAGTACGAATTTGTAGATTCTTTTTTTAATATAAATAATTGA
- a CDS encoding DUF2911 domain-containing protein — MKVVGLFILPLVWTTIGWSQITHPKASPFTKTEQVIGLSKISLEYSRPAVRKRKVFGLQADGTPALVPYGRIWRVGANESTKITFDSDVKIEGKNLPKGTYALYIFPYENLWEVVFHKNTSHWGDGRDNYNPEEDALRVSVIPLKTLAFQENLLIYFDELQHDSAQMIIHWASTKVQVSLSLDTTSMMDMEIQQKLEDNPSAQTYYEVARYYQEQGIRLEEALSYLERALEKGGDTYYFFRVKALVEADLGNYEAAIVSAGKSLILADAENKDEFVRLNQKSIALWKSKLY; from the coding sequence TTGAAAGTAGTAGGGTTATTTATTCTTCCATTAGTATGGACCACGATTGGTTGGTCACAAATTACACACCCTAAAGCAAGTCCGTTTACCAAAACAGAGCAAGTCATTGGTCTCTCCAAGATTTCTTTGGAGTACTCCAGACCGGCCGTTAGAAAAAGAAAAGTTTTCGGTCTTCAAGCAGATGGAACGCCAGCGTTGGTACCCTATGGACGAATTTGGCGCGTAGGTGCGAATGAATCCACAAAAATAACTTTTGATTCTGATGTCAAAATAGAAGGCAAAAACTTGCCCAAAGGGACCTATGCACTCTATATTTTCCCCTATGAAAACCTATGGGAAGTCGTTTTTCATAAAAATACCTCGCATTGGGGGGACGGAAGGGATAATTATAACCCGGAGGAAGATGCGCTGAGGGTTTCTGTTATTCCCCTTAAAACTTTGGCTTTTCAGGAAAATCTTTTGATATATTTTGATGAACTTCAGCATGATTCGGCCCAAATGATAATCCACTGGGCAAGCACAAAAGTTCAAGTTTCCCTGTCCTTGGATACTACGTCCATGATGGACATGGAAATCCAACAGAAATTAGAGGATAATCCATCTGCCCAAACCTATTACGAGGTTGCCCGTTATTATCAGGAGCAAGGAATACGCCTTGAGGAAGCACTATCCTATTTGGAAAGGGCCCTGGAAAAAGGGGGCGACACCTATTATTTCTTTAGGGTAAAGGCGCTTGTTGAAGCCGATTTAGGTAACTATGAAGCTGCTATCGTTTCGGCGGGAAAATCCCTTATACTGGCCGATGCCGAGAACAAGGATGAGTTCGTACGGCTCAACCAAAAAAGTATAGCGCTTTGGAAATCCAAGCTATATTAA
- a CDS encoding amidase family protein, producing MKKLIGLFLMGLLFSCKTDTPKQEPIVLWEPYKDSAEVAANADHEISRMRYKLIQSKVLDKNAVFLPLYDEVVKMKEDEYESLKPLILERDIFSIRNSIEQDKLTYEQLVLFYLYRIYKYELNNETTLNTVIALNEEVLAAARKLDEQRREGSLPDVRHPIFGMPILLKDNINTAGMKTTAGSIALMNNEVGDSFIVERLKENGALILGKVNLSEWAYFLCSGCPVGYSAVGGQTLNPYGRRIFETGGSSSGSGTSVAANYAVAAVGTETSGSILSPSSQNSVVGLKPTIGLLSRSGIVPISSTLDTPGPMTKNVVDNAILLSAMMGYDAADSKSVKEEYSGILSAGLNPEPLKTMRLGAMTTLMERDSLYRETVKELKQAGVEIIEFTPPEVEMDGFLSILNIDMRNDLPAYLKAYSNPESVSITSIANAVDFNNADSLVRIPYGQALFEGILADSTTAEGLEEIKAKLENSGRTFFDTALDAHDLDAVLSINNYHAGYAAVAKYPALTVPMGYKKSGEPISLTFVGKPFSEAHLLRMGKAFEDAFPKRKMPKDYQ from the coding sequence ATGAAAAAGTTAATAGGACTATTTTTAATGGGACTGCTGTTTTCTTGTAAAACGGATACGCCAAAGCAAGAACCAATCGTATTATGGGAGCCTTATAAGGATTCTGCCGAAGTAGCTGCCAATGCCGATCATGAAATTAGCAGGATGCGCTACAAACTCATCCAATCCAAAGTATTGGATAAAAATGCCGTTTTTCTCCCGTTGTATGATGAGGTGGTAAAAATGAAGGAAGACGAATATGAATCGTTAAAACCTTTGATCCTGGAGCGGGATATCTTTTCAATACGTAATAGTATTGAGCAAGACAAGCTGACCTACGAACAACTGGTGTTGTTCTATCTCTACAGGATCTACAAATATGAACTGAACAATGAAACCACTTTAAATACGGTAATCGCCCTAAATGAAGAGGTGTTGGCAGCTGCCAGAAAACTGGATGAACAGAGGCGGGAGGGTAGCTTGCCGGACGTCCGTCACCCTATTTTTGGTATGCCGATACTTTTAAAGGACAATATCAATACTGCTGGTATGAAAACCACGGCAGGAAGTATTGCGCTGATGAATAATGAAGTAGGGGATTCATTTATCGTGGAGCGGCTAAAGGAAAACGGAGCGCTCATTTTGGGGAAAGTCAATTTAAGCGAATGGGCTTATTTTTTATGCAGTGGATGCCCTGTAGGCTATAGTGCCGTTGGTGGACAAACCTTAAATCCCTATGGAAGACGAATATTTGAAACGGGAGGCTCCAGTTCTGGGAGTGGAACTTCGGTAGCCGCCAACTATGCTGTGGCCGCCGTGGGTACGGAAACTTCGGGTTCTATTTTGTCGCCTAGCAGTCAGAATTCCGTGGTGGGATTAAAACCAACGATCGGGCTTTTGAGTCGGTCTGGAATTGTACCTATTTCAAGTACCTTGGATACACCGGGTCCCATGACCAAAAATGTGGTGGACAATGCGATATTGCTGTCGGCCATGATGGGGTACGATGCAGCCGATTCCAAATCCGTAAAAGAGGAATATTCCGGGATTTTATCGGCAGGTTTAAACCCAGAACCATTGAAAACAATGAGATTGGGCGCTATGACAACGCTTATGGAGCGCGATAGTTTATATAGGGAAACGGTTAAGGAATTAAAGCAAGCTGGAGTGGAAATCATAGAATTTACGCCTCCAGAGGTTGAAATGGATGGGTTTTTAAGTATCCTGAACATAGATATGCGCAATGACTTACCCGCATACTTAAAGGCGTATTCAAATCCAGAATCTGTATCAATTACCTCCATTGCCAATGCTGTTGATTTCAATAATGCCGATTCTCTGGTCCGAATTCCCTACGGTCAGGCGCTGTTTGAGGGTATTTTGGCCGACTCCACCACGGCGGAAGGTTTGGAGGAAATTAAGGCCAAATTGGAAAATAGCGGACGCACCTTTTTTGATACAGCTCTGGACGCACATGATTTGGATGCTGTGCTATCCATCAATAATTATCATGCAGGATATGCCGCTGTAGCCAAATATCCGGCCTTGACCGTTCCTATGGGATACAAGAAAAGTGGGGAGCCTATAAGCCTTACCTTTGTAGGGAAACCATTTTCCGAGGCACACTTGTTACGTATGGGAAAGGCTTTTGAAGATGCATTTCCTAAAAGGAAAATGCCCAAGGATTATCAATAA